A genomic segment from uncultured Desulfuromonas sp. encodes:
- a CDS encoding ATP-binding cassette domain-containing protein — translation MAEWNITSNPDRAVVLKLEDFSFSYQAAQPILSRINLTIRAGECHCVCGATGQGKSTLALAMKGLLDEGTQQGCVYNPARRHEGDLPFAAVGLVLQNPETQLFARNVGVEVAFGLENEGVDPAQMRSRVESALAQVNLNLPLCTPVNQLSMGQKYRLLVASVLALQPQVLILDEPVAQLDEEGQQQLVRVVRRLLKQGISVVLCEHEPQPFADLIDHYWTLYQGGCLVSGRLFGEAAVALEREEAANVPTSDEVVVEAENLSVGYEGKTLWTGGSFTLRCGEKMLVCGDNGCGKSTLMQTLCGFLSPRHGELRVLGHCPSPQLLQGSALLMMQNPHKQLTETSVWEELSMSHRLAGHSRCDCRQACEQVLEQCGISHLKDASPHQLSYGQRHLVALASVLVARPRVLLMDDPFAGLDSVCRQRVHRLIDQYCQQGMAVICVSHESGDHDMIFDQVFAIRGGHFEAQER, via the coding sequence ATGGCGGAGTGGAATATCACTTCTAATCCTGATCGCGCCGTGGTGCTGAAGCTGGAGGATTTCAGTTTCAGCTACCAGGCGGCACAACCGATCCTTTCCCGGATCAATCTGACCATTCGTGCCGGTGAGTGCCACTGTGTGTGTGGTGCCACCGGCCAGGGGAAGTCGACCCTGGCTCTGGCCATGAAAGGACTGCTTGACGAGGGAACACAGCAGGGGTGCGTGTATAATCCAGCTCGACGGCACGAAGGGGATCTTCCTTTTGCGGCTGTCGGGCTTGTTTTGCAGAATCCTGAAACCCAGCTCTTCGCTCGCAACGTTGGTGTGGAGGTGGCGTTTGGCCTGGAAAACGAAGGCGTCGATCCAGCGCAGATGCGGTCGCGTGTTGAGTCTGCACTGGCTCAAGTCAATCTCAATCTTCCTTTATGCACGCCAGTCAACCAGCTGTCCATGGGACAAAAATATCGTCTCTTGGTGGCATCCGTGTTGGCATTGCAGCCGCAGGTGTTGATCCTTGATGAACCCGTAGCGCAACTCGATGAAGAGGGCCAGCAGCAGTTGGTGCGGGTGGTGCGGCGATTGCTTAAACAGGGGATTTCCGTGGTGTTGTGTGAGCATGAACCGCAACCCTTTGCCGACCTCATTGATCACTACTGGACGTTGTATCAGGGCGGCTGTCTGGTATCCGGGCGTTTGTTTGGTGAAGCCGCTGTGGCCCTTGAACGCGAAGAGGCGGCAAACGTACCCACCAGCGATGAGGTTGTGGTGGAAGCCGAAAACCTCAGTGTCGGCTATGAAGGGAAAACACTCTGGACGGGAGGTTCTTTTACTCTTCGTTGCGGAGAAAAAATGCTGGTGTGTGGTGACAATGGCTGTGGCAAAAGCACCCTGATGCAAACACTGTGCGGTTTTCTCTCTCCCCGTCATGGTGAATTGCGGGTGCTGGGCCATTGTCCCTCACCCCAACTTTTGCAGGGTTCAGCCCTGCTGATGATGCAGAATCCCCATAAACAGTTGACCGAAACCAGTGTCTGGGAAGAGCTCAGCATGAGCCATCGTCTGGCCGGACATTCGCGTTGCGATTGTCGTCAGGCCTGCGAGCAGGTGCTGGAGCAGTGCGGGATCAGTCACCTCAAAGACGCCTCTCCGCATCAACTCAGTTATGGTCAGCGTCACCTTGTCGCTCTGGCTTCCGTCCTGGTTGCCCGGCCCAGAGTGCTGCTGATGGATGATCCGTTTGCCGGACTGGATAGCGTTTGTCGCCAACGGGTCCACCGGCTGATTGATCAGTATTGCCAGCAGGGAATGGCGGTGATCTGCGTCAGTCATGAGTCTGGTGATCACGACATGATTTTTGATCAGGTCTTCGCCATTCGCGGAGGTCATTTTGAAGCGCAAGAACGTTGA
- a CDS encoding TonB-dependent receptor plug domain-containing protein encodes MSKKLQQALMSYLTLGAAVALITMTSTSWAAPSPKTTYELGEIVVSAENNETEKVATLYTLDAETLKDRGVKTLEEALVLVPGVYVRYGAEGVPRIDIRGFRTRHVLFLLNGIPLNSTYDGQFDPRTVPVEIIEEIKVTTGGGSVLYGSGGNGGIINIITKQGQPGLHGAVVAEIGQEDSALGRLSLVGGTEKVHAFASVGRIDRDGTPLSNHFTPTDAEDGDERDNSDFEQTNVFTNLDVQATDNTLVGLTVNYQEGEYGKPAVTNYDKNDSFTKKPKYLRVDDSEGISSQLAFSHTFTNVISMRGWGFYNELELEENRYDDDSYSSQDVKGAYQSKSTTRTAGGAIQLNADLQDAGGLTLALSTQNEDWEDKGFEVVKTAETYKHNEDVDLYNVALEYEVAVGNKAGMVAGMGYHAQNRSSGGDEDAYSYLIGFHFDPVVGTRLKLNHARKVRFPSIKQLYDIDSGNENLDAEHTMHYELGVEQALPGKTLFSITGFINDAKDFIEKDEITGINKNADEYLFHGFEVALENESIDDLLLRLSYSYLESEDRSSGSEMHQLQNRPRDRVTFETIYDMPWNMKAQASLQYVANQYSYDDDFNQRRTPAYTLVDVKVAQKLLEEALELYVGVNNLFDEDYEQSYGFPQPGRYVYGGVEYHF; translated from the coding sequence ATGAGCAAGAAACTGCAACAGGCCCTGATGTCCTATCTGACGTTGGGCGCCGCTGTCGCTTTGATCACCATGACATCTACGTCTTGGGCCGCCCCATCTCCCAAAACGACCTACGAGTTGGGAGAAATTGTTGTCTCAGCTGAGAACAACGAAACGGAAAAAGTCGCGACGCTGTACACTCTTGACGCTGAGACCCTCAAAGACCGCGGTGTGAAAACCCTTGAAGAAGCCCTTGTGCTGGTGCCCGGTGTCTATGTACGTTACGGCGCTGAAGGCGTGCCGCGTATTGATATCCGTGGCTTCCGTACGCGTCACGTACTTTTCCTGCTCAACGGTATTCCACTCAATTCCACCTATGATGGCCAGTTTGATCCGCGTACGGTTCCCGTCGAGATCATTGAAGAGATCAAGGTGACCACCGGCGGCGGATCGGTGCTGTATGGTTCCGGCGGCAATGGCGGTATCATCAACATCATTACCAAGCAGGGCCAACCGGGTCTGCATGGTGCAGTGGTTGCTGAAATCGGCCAGGAAGACAGTGCTCTCGGCCGTCTGAGCCTGGTCGGCGGTACGGAAAAAGTTCATGCTTTTGCCAGTGTTGGTCGTATCGACCGTGATGGCACGCCGTTGTCCAACCATTTTACGCCGACCGACGCCGAGGACGGTGACGAGCGTGATAACAGCGACTTCGAACAAACCAATGTCTTTACCAACCTGGATGTGCAGGCAACCGATAACACTTTGGTGGGCCTGACGGTTAATTACCAGGAAGGGGAGTACGGTAAACCCGCTGTCACCAATTACGATAAAAACGATTCGTTTACCAAAAAGCCGAAATATCTGCGTGTTGATGACAGTGAGGGCATTTCCTCTCAGTTGGCTTTCAGCCATACGTTTACCAATGTGATCTCCATGCGTGGCTGGGGTTTTTACAACGAATTGGAACTGGAAGAGAACCGTTACGACGATGACAGCTATTCTTCTCAGGACGTGAAGGGTGCTTATCAGTCGAAGAGCACCACGCGGACTGCTGGTGGCGCGATTCAGCTGAATGCTGATTTGCAGGATGCCGGTGGTCTGACTCTGGCGCTGTCAACCCAGAATGAGGATTGGGAAGATAAAGGCTTTGAGGTTGTTAAAACCGCAGAGACCTATAAACACAATGAAGATGTCGATCTGTACAATGTGGCTCTGGAGTATGAAGTGGCTGTGGGCAATAAAGCCGGGATGGTTGCCGGTATGGGGTATCACGCCCAGAATCGCAGCAGTGGTGGCGATGAAGATGCCTATTCTTACTTGATCGGCTTCCATTTTGATCCGGTTGTTGGTACGCGTCTCAAGCTTAACCATGCGCGCAAAGTCCGTTTCCCCTCTATCAAGCAACTCTACGATATCGACAGTGGTAACGAGAACCTGGATGCCGAGCACACCATGCATTATGAGCTGGGTGTGGAGCAGGCTCTGCCCGGTAAAACTTTGTTCAGCATCACCGGTTTCATCAATGATGCCAAAGATTTCATTGAAAAAGATGAGATTACTGGCATTAACAAAAACGCCGATGAATACCTGTTCCACGGTTTTGAAGTGGCTCTGGAAAACGAGAGCATCGACGATCTGTTGCTGCGCCTGAGTTATTCCTACCTGGAATCAGAAGACCGTTCCAGTGGCAGTGAGATGCACCAATTGCAGAACCGTCCGCGTGACCGGGTAACCTTTGAAACCATTTACGACATGCCATGGAACATGAAAGCCCAAGCTTCTCTGCAGTATGTGGCCAATCAATATTCCTATGATGATGATTTCAACCAAAGACGTACACCGGCTTATACCCTGGTGGATGTGAAAGTAGCGCAGAAGCTGCTTGAAGAGGCTCTGGAACTGTATGTCGGAGTGAATAACCTGTTCGATGAAGACTACGAGCAGAGCTATGGCTTCCCACAACCGGGACGGTATGTCTATGGCGGAGTGGAATATCACTTCTAA
- a CDS encoding TetR/AcrR family transcriptional regulator gives MSGKREENKRLTRQAIVDAARMLFIRKGFELTRIEDLARQAEIGKGTVYSYFSSKEQILIEMISDERRQLVERFEQRNDENAPIIEQILTLFMCQFDYVLQHREIARLMYRESLFPVKPSINQRHQVDNSYLNAVVGLVRRGQLQGEIAANKDALSAAIIFYNHYSMAISGWYMGYIETKHMAENLRQLITMAINGLRSAPDESSPSTALKLARLTAVPLETP, from the coding sequence ATGAGTGGCAAGCGCGAAGAAAATAAACGACTGACCCGGCAAGCCATTGTTGATGCAGCAAGGATGCTGTTCATCCGCAAAGGATTTGAACTGACGCGCATCGAAGACCTGGCACGCCAGGCCGAGATCGGCAAGGGAACGGTGTACAGCTATTTCTCGAGCAAGGAGCAGATCCTGATTGAAATGATCAGTGACGAACGTCGCCAGCTGGTTGAACGTTTTGAACAGCGCAACGATGAAAACGCGCCCATTATCGAGCAGATCCTCACCCTGTTTATGTGTCAATTCGACTACGTCTTGCAACATCGGGAAATCGCCCGATTGATGTATCGCGAATCACTGTTTCCGGTCAAACCGTCGATTAACCAGCGCCATCAGGTGGATAACAGTTACCTCAATGCCGTCGTCGGTCTGGTACGACGTGGCCAGCTTCAAGGTGAGATCGCCGCCAATAAGGATGCGCTCAGTGCGGCAATTATTTTTTACAATCACTACAGCATGGCCATTTCCGGCTGGTATATGGGTTATATCGAAACCAAGCATATGGCAGAGAATCTCAGGCAACTGATCACCATGGCGATCAACGGGCTACGGTCTGCGCCGGACGAATCGTCACCTTCAACCGCATTGAAACTGGCCCGACTGACAGCCGTCCCCTTGGAGACACCATGA
- a CDS encoding HlyD family efflux transporter periplasmic adaptor subunit produces the protein MKKSQVILITSLWVCVLMIVPALADTLRVEQGFRDETLRGYSRPINAATVAAEVSGVIITRYYEVGDTISNQALVQIDPTWIDLQLRENDSAIERTRIAIDQARSRTAWLEKEFNRRKTLVAQGRVSESSFDEMEQQRDQSLLEIRLQQQQLEQLNVQRQTLLEQQKRHRPTAPSGWLVSRRYIDSNDLVSAGSPLMDVGDYRQLLIPLSVTSEELAALRQPSEAQLDGQTVRYHLHSVSPAFDEKTRKIAIELMIDDFSGEHRGGLPFELTIHRADEGLMVPLAAVSDRYNHPQVVRVDKPQPIEIAILNHQGDWVRIAPSEQLQPGVELRDQTPDGGSDKP, from the coding sequence ATGAAAAAATCACAGGTTATTCTGATCACATCATTATGGGTTTGCGTGTTGATGATCGTACCGGCTCTAGCCGACACATTACGCGTTGAGCAAGGCTTTCGTGACGAGACCCTGCGTGGCTACAGTCGCCCGATCAACGCGGCAACTGTCGCCGCAGAAGTTTCCGGCGTCATCATCACGCGTTATTACGAGGTTGGCGACACTATCAGTAACCAGGCTCTGGTTCAGATCGATCCAACCTGGATTGATCTGCAACTGAGGGAAAACGACTCAGCCATTGAGCGCACCCGCATCGCAATTGATCAGGCACGCTCGCGAACAGCCTGGCTGGAAAAAGAGTTCAACCGCCGCAAAACGCTTGTCGCTCAAGGACGCGTCTCCGAAAGTTCATTTGACGAGATGGAACAGCAACGTGATCAGTCCTTGCTTGAAATACGCCTTCAACAGCAGCAGCTCGAGCAGCTCAACGTGCAACGCCAGACCCTTTTGGAGCAACAGAAACGCCATCGCCCGACGGCCCCTTCCGGCTGGCTGGTGTCACGACGCTATATCGACAGTAACGATCTGGTCAGCGCCGGATCACCATTGATGGATGTCGGTGATTATCGCCAGTTGCTGATCCCCCTGTCGGTCACCAGCGAGGAACTGGCTGCCCTCCGTCAGCCGTCCGAGGCCCAGTTGGATGGCCAGACCGTCCGCTACCACCTGCACAGTGTCAGCCCGGCTTTCGATGAAAAAACCCGTAAGATCGCCATAGAACTGATGATTGATGACTTCAGCGGCGAACACCGTGGCGGACTGCCGTTTGAGCTGACCATCCACAGAGCTGATGAGGGTCTGATGGTGCCGCTTGCTGCCGTCAGTGATCGCTATAATCATCCCCAGGTGGTCCGGGTGGACAAGCCGCAGCCCATCGAGATTGCCATTCTCAATCATCAGGGCGATTGGGTGCGCATTGCCCCGTCGGAACAGCTGCAACCCGGTGTTGAACTACGCGATCAAACCCCTGACGGCGGGAGTGACAAGCCGTGA
- a CDS encoding efflux RND transporter permease subunit, translating into MKNFVNLNLKQKVFINVIFVILMVSGVYSLFNTPVENLPPVAIGKVVITTIHYGASARDVEQLVTREIEEAIDGLENVEYVQSTSMRNVSSILIKFIDDTDYRHLYDELRLRVLNVREQLPDTVDDPIFTYLDSQDWKPVIIANLIGDLSNTSLTLLAEELKSDLRKLDGVQEVALEGDYHQEFQVHIDPQRLRDTGISFAEVAKAIADANVKIPSGRYRQQGQNTLLDTGQVFDRQQQVLDVAVRRDGDGNFIRVRDLATRASLSHREPDLISTVNGQSTVKLKVKKQDEANAITIAETVKAEVQRFNQLHQRDGVTTVLTNDSTIEIDDSIRTLGGNMVLGMILVTLVLWMTLGFRNAMLTAIGIPFSFLATIIIVKLTGESINTISLFSFVLVSGIIVDDAVIIIENVYRHLYMGKTRRTAIIDGVSEVFLPVISSAMTTICAFAPMLIMTGSTGDFFSVIPKAVSFALFASLVESLFILPVHILDYGPRQMTANLHPEGDYHHLQEGPFAPLWKIYRVLLNLLLKHRWWAMAGISGAFIIAMVMMMLSVTGIVPLIKVKFYQDSYLRYHVTVDMPTGTSVEGTDQVIRDISSYLLNLGPGQTLSTSGSAGLKEDQDYQVHRAQHYGQVVVELPPQKQMDLPTGNDQISAYIDQMYDQVEAYVEQHAAQWSGRPTIQVFGESTGPPSGKAVNIRLSAMDIDQARAAADEMLHYLHNDPTFADLLNLEDNRAAIQSVLNFEVRRDRALEYGLSSSDATRLIAGSLNGMQAGNYRTTREEIDLMVKLARQEDSGRGLLNPEQVASIPIIEHSEQPILLGDLANLDYRQEPDARTRYNGKPTLTITADIRTGSQLSASRVQVLAQRYFDTINDRYPGVSIAFGGEFESTARAYTSLAAAFVIAVLAIYLILASQFNDYIQPIIILSAIAFAFIGVVLGMFFTRSVFTIGSFMAVIGLAGVAVNDSLILIDFMNKERARGVGLREAVINGCSARMRPVLITTLTTMLGMLPMAIGIPHKSITWAPMATAFATGLASATMLTLLMIPVEYELTEIAKERVQRFMRRRQRQTLKQQRQREKRDE; encoded by the coding sequence GTGAAAAACTTCGTCAATCTCAACCTGAAACAAAAGGTCTTTATCAACGTCATCTTCGTCATTCTCATGGTGAGTGGCGTTTACAGTCTGTTCAACACGCCGGTGGAAAACCTGCCGCCGGTGGCCATCGGCAAAGTGGTGATCACCACCATCCATTACGGGGCTTCGGCGCGCGATGTCGAGCAGCTGGTGACGCGTGAGATTGAGGAAGCCATCGACGGACTGGAAAACGTCGAATACGTGCAGTCAACGTCAATGCGCAACGTGTCGTCGATCCTCATCAAATTCATTGACGACACCGACTATCGTCATCTCTACGACGAATTGCGCCTGCGCGTGCTCAATGTGCGCGAACAATTGCCGGACACGGTCGATGACCCGATCTTCACCTATCTTGACAGCCAGGACTGGAAGCCGGTCATTATCGCCAATCTGATCGGCGATCTGTCCAACACCAGCCTGACCTTGCTGGCTGAGGAGCTGAAAAGTGATCTGCGCAAGCTGGACGGCGTACAGGAAGTGGCACTGGAGGGGGATTATCATCAGGAATTTCAGGTGCATATCGACCCGCAGCGGCTGCGCGACACCGGCATCAGCTTTGCAGAGGTGGCCAAGGCCATTGCCGACGCCAACGTCAAGATCCCCAGCGGCCGTTACCGCCAGCAGGGTCAGAATACTCTGCTCGACACCGGCCAAGTGTTTGACCGCCAGCAGCAGGTGCTCGATGTGGCCGTGCGCCGCGACGGCGACGGCAACTTCATCCGCGTGCGCGATCTGGCGACCCGTGCCAGCTTGTCGCACCGCGAACCCGACCTGATCTCCACGGTCAACGGCCAGAGTACGGTCAAGCTGAAGGTCAAAAAGCAGGATGAGGCCAACGCCATCACCATTGCCGAAACCGTCAAAGCAGAGGTGCAACGCTTTAATCAGCTGCATCAGCGCGACGGCGTCACCACGGTATTGACTAACGATTCAACCATTGAAATCGACGACTCGATTCGTACCCTGGGCGGCAACATGGTTCTCGGGATGATTCTGGTCACTCTGGTGTTGTGGATGACCCTGGGCTTCCGCAATGCCATGCTCACGGCTATTGGTATCCCGTTTTCGTTTCTGGCCACCATCATCATCGTCAAGCTGACCGGTGAATCGATCAACACCATCAGCCTGTTTTCGTTTGTGCTGGTGTCGGGGATTATCGTTGACGACGCGGTCATCATCATCGAAAACGTCTACCGCCATCTCTACATGGGCAAGACGCGGCGTACCGCCATTATTGACGGCGTCAGCGAAGTGTTTCTGCCCGTTATCAGCTCCGCCATGACCACGATCTGCGCTTTTGCGCCGATGCTGATTATGACCGGCAGCACCGGCGACTTTTTCAGCGTCATCCCCAAGGCGGTCAGCTTTGCCCTGTTTGCCTCGCTGGTGGAGTCGCTGTTTATCCTTCCGGTGCATATTCTCGATTACGGCCCGCGTCAGATGACCGCCAATCTCCATCCCGAAGGGGATTACCATCATCTGCAGGAAGGACCGTTTGCTCCACTGTGGAAAATCTATCGCGTCCTGCTCAACCTGCTGCTCAAACACCGCTGGTGGGCGATGGCTGGAATCAGTGGCGCGTTTATCATCGCCATGGTGATGATGATGTTATCCGTCACCGGCATTGTGCCGCTGATCAAGGTGAAGTTTTATCAGGACAGCTACCTACGCTACCATGTCACTGTCGACATGCCGACCGGCACGTCGGTGGAAGGCACCGATCAGGTGATCCGCGATATCTCCAGCTATTTGCTCAACCTCGGCCCCGGTCAGACCCTGTCCACCAGTGGCAGCGCCGGACTCAAGGAAGATCAGGATTACCAGGTCCATCGTGCTCAGCATTACGGTCAGGTGGTGGTGGAACTACCGCCGCAAAAACAGATGGATCTGCCCACCGGCAATGACCAGATCTCCGCCTATATTGACCAAATGTACGATCAGGTCGAGGCATATGTGGAGCAACATGCCGCGCAATGGTCGGGACGACCGACCATTCAGGTATTTGGTGAGAGCACCGGTCCTCCGTCCGGTAAAGCGGTCAACATTCGACTGTCGGCCATGGACATCGACCAGGCCCGCGCTGCTGCCGACGAGATGCTCCACTATCTGCATAACGACCCGACCTTCGCCGATCTGCTCAATCTCGAAGACAACCGTGCCGCCATCCAATCGGTGCTCAACTTCGAAGTACGCCGGGATCGCGCGTTGGAATACGGCCTGTCGAGCAGTGACGCCACCCGGCTGATTGCCGGATCACTCAACGGCATGCAGGCCGGCAATTACCGCACCACCCGCGAGGAGATCGACCTGATGGTCAAACTGGCCCGCCAGGAGGATTCCGGGCGCGGTCTGCTCAATCCGGAACAGGTGGCGTCCATTCCGATCATCGAGCACAGCGAGCAGCCGATTCTGCTCGGCGACCTCGCCAATCTCGACTACCGTCAGGAACCGGATGCCCGCACCCGTTACAACGGTAAACCGACATTAACCATCACCGCCGACATCCGCACCGGATCGCAGCTCTCCGCCAGCCGGGTGCAGGTGCTGGCCCAACGCTATTTTGATACCATCAATGACCGCTACCCCGGCGTCAGTATCGCCTTTGGCGGTGAGTTTGAAAGTACCGCCCGCGCCTACACCTCACTGGCGGCGGCGTTTGTCATTGCCGTGCTGGCCATCTATCTGATTCTGGCCTCGCAGTTTAATGACTACATCCAACCGATCATTATTCTGTCGGCCATCGCCTTTGCCTTTATCGGTGTCGTGCTCGGCATGTTTTTTACCCGCTCGGTGTTCACCATCGGCAGCTTCATGGCGGTGATCGGTTTGGCCGGTGTCGCCGTCAACGACTCGCTGATTCTGATTGATTTTATGAACAAGGAACGGGCGCGTGGAGTGGGACTGCGTGAAGCGGTCATCAACGGCTGTAGTGCGCGGATGCGCCCGGTACTGATCACCACCCTGACCACCATGCTCGGCATGCTGCCCATGGCCATCGGTATTCCCCATAAATCCATCACCTGGGCACCCATGGCCACCGCCTTCGCCACCGGTCTGGCCAGCGCCACCATGCTGACCCTGCTGATGATTCCGGTGGAATATGAATTGACGGAAATCGCCAAAGAGCGGGTGCAACGTTTTATGCGCCGCCGTCAGCGTCAAACCCTGAAACAACAACGCCAGCGGGAGAAGCGTGATGAATAA
- a CDS encoding TolC family protein produces the protein MNNTTEQTTAPSGGRLAVLLLLVIILTTPVQAITLKDAQQMARHHSEQSQIISSQRLADDADARRTTAFARPQLDGYASWFHIDSNASNPFIPTPNREVTIGVQASQLLFAGGRIWQSAHLRDNLQQLAAYSEQSAWGDLDRDVALAFIDVQRQQEIKQIAADRVQQRQEELADAQAKFSVGTAPQLDVREAQMVLTQAQNDLQEAESDLFVTMTTFNRLLGRLPSVDLLGPETALTSPENFALSLQQLTSQLEERMQIDLRTIATSEQANQRQQTMAAGEFWPTLTLAANGEGESDHHDDLDETWTVGVRLDWNFLNGGETKNTYAKARAQAQQATAQHQKTYKHLVTSLTNLSRQHDDLVEEIARQKEAVVLAESNYEDARALYNEGLITLTHLGQYNLAYAENRFGLTQLLYSDNRLYYELLRLTHQE, from the coding sequence ATGAATAATACGACTGAGCAAACGACAGCACCATCAGGCGGAAGATTAGCCGTCCTGTTGCTACTGGTTATCATTCTGACCACCCCCGTTCAGGCCATCACCCTGAAAGATGCCCAACAGATGGCCCGGCACCACTCGGAGCAAAGTCAGATCATCAGCAGCCAACGTCTGGCCGACGATGCCGATGCCCGACGGACTACCGCATTTGCTCGTCCGCAGCTGGACGGCTACGCCAGCTGGTTTCACATTGACAGCAATGCCAGTAACCCATTTATCCCCACACCTAACCGCGAAGTGACCATTGGTGTCCAAGCCAGCCAACTGCTCTTTGCCGGTGGTCGCATCTGGCAAAGCGCCCATTTGCGCGACAACCTGCAGCAGTTAGCCGCTTACAGTGAACAAAGCGCCTGGGGTGATCTCGACCGCGATGTTGCCCTGGCGTTTATCGATGTGCAACGTCAGCAGGAGATCAAACAAATTGCAGCAGACCGTGTCCAGCAACGCCAGGAAGAGCTGGCCGATGCGCAGGCCAAATTCTCTGTCGGCACCGCACCACAACTCGATGTCCGTGAAGCTCAGATGGTCCTTACGCAGGCGCAAAACGATCTTCAGGAGGCCGAAAGTGACCTGTTCGTCACAATGACCACGTTTAACCGCCTGCTTGGTCGCTTACCATCTGTAGACCTGCTGGGTCCAGAAACCGCTCTAACATCACCAGAGAATTTCGCTCTCTCTCTGCAGCAATTGACCAGCCAGCTTGAAGAGCGGATGCAAATTGATCTGCGCACCATCGCCACCAGTGAGCAAGCCAATCAACGTCAACAAACCATGGCTGCTGGAGAGTTCTGGCCGACGCTGACATTGGCGGCCAATGGTGAAGGGGAAAGTGATCATCATGACGATTTGGATGAAACCTGGACAGTCGGTGTGCGGCTGGACTGGAACTTCCTCAATGGCGGCGAAACGAAAAATACCTATGCCAAGGCACGGGCACAAGCACAGCAGGCCACAGCGCAACACCAGAAGACCTATAAGCACTTGGTCACCAGCCTGACCAATCTGAGCCGCCAGCACGATGATCTCGTTGAGGAAATCGCACGGCAAAAAGAAGCCGTGGTGCTGGCGGAATCAAACTACGAAGATGCGCGGGCTCTGTATAACGAAGGGCTGATCACCCTCACCCATCTCGGCCAATACAACCTCGCCTACGCAGAGAATCGCTTTGGTCTCACCCAGCTGCTCTACAGTGATAACAGGCTCTATTATGAGCTGCTGAGACTGACCCATCAGGAGTGA
- a CDS encoding S41 family peptidase — MIKKQFIDYLLLLAITVLVSACGTSENNNSYSGEDTSETEVGDIYTLSYEPASCSESDQRDFINKVMHDVYLWSEDTPDVDVDSYASQRELLDALVYNDEEWSGITTLEEYDAHMAGEAVAIGIKFTDQEGMIYVTHVYPDSPAKHAGLQRGYALTSINGYPAADIINNDLWDEALGQDVLDLDYIDNDSKAGSVSVTKTTFTESSVAAYSILTNSTNGNKVGYLNYLTFNDNYSSDLAEAYTAFAVNDIREIVVDLRYNIGGKVYVALALSSIIGGTTVAGRPAYSELYNDHYSSWDTQHSFASENTLNIEKVVFIVTESTMSASELMINMLKPYMDVTLIGSTTAGKPVGSFPIEYCGNYIRPIAFKLVNANMEGDYYDGFPVTCSATDDVTHQLGDRNEGMLSAAMTYLETGSCPVE; from the coding sequence ATGATTAAAAAACAATTTATTGACTATCTATTGCTTTTAGCAATAACGGTCCTGGTATCAGCCTGCGGCACTTCAGAAAATAATAACAGCTACTCAGGTGAGGACACATCAGAGACCGAGGTGGGTGACATCTATACCCTTTCGTATGAACCGGCATCCTGCTCAGAATCAGACCAGCGAGACTTTATTAACAAAGTGATGCACGATGTTTATCTTTGGAGTGAAGACACCCCCGATGTGGATGTCGACTCATACGCATCGCAAAGAGAACTGCTGGATGCTCTCGTTTATAACGATGAAGAATGGAGCGGTATCACGACTCTTGAAGAATATGATGCACATATGGCTGGAGAAGCCGTCGCGATTGGCATAAAATTTACCGACCAAGAAGGTATGATCTATGTGACACATGTTTATCCTGATTCTCCTGCAAAGCATGCAGGTCTCCAGCGCGGATACGCACTGACCAGCATAAACGGCTACCCCGCGGCAGACATCATAAACAATGACCTGTGGGATGAAGCATTAGGACAAGATGTTTTGGATCTTGACTATATTGACAACGACAGTAAGGCAGGATCCGTTTCAGTTACCAAAACAACCTTTACGGAAAGCTCTGTTGCGGCATATAGCATACTTACCAATTCCACAAACGGTAACAAAGTAGGCTACCTGAACTATCTGACATTTAACGACAATTATTCATCGGACTTAGCGGAAGCATACACAGCCTTTGCGGTGAACGATATCAGAGAAATAGTTGTTGACCTGAGATACAACATAGGCGGAAAAGTCTATGTTGCTCTGGCCCTGAGCAGTATAATCGGCGGTACAACTGTCGCTGGCCGTCCCGCATATTCAGAACTCTACAACGACCACTATTCATCATGGGATACACAGCACTCTTTCGCATCGGAGAACACGCTGAATATCGAAAAAGTTGTGTTCATTGTCACAGAGAGCACAATGTCAGCAAGCGAGCTTATGATCAACATGCTCAAACCCTATATGGATGTCACCCTGATCGGCTCAACCACAGCCGGCAAACCAGTGGGCAGTTTTCCGATCGAATATTGTGGCAATTATATAAGACCTATTGCATTTAAATTGGTGAACGCAAACATGGAAGGCGACTACTATGATGGTTTTCCTGTTACATGTTCCGCCACTGACGATGTAACACACCAGCTGGGTGATAGAAATGAAGGTATGCTCAGCGCCGCTATGACATATCTTGAGACCGGCTCATGCCCCGTAGAATAA